The sequence below is a genomic window from Rhodococcus sp. 4CII.
CGTTTGCTCGCCGGCGAGAAGGCGGCGCCGGGCCAGTTCGATGACGCCGCGCACCTCCTTGACGCCCGCGGACAGGGCGGACAGTGCCTCGAAGCGGCGGCCGGTGGCATTGGAGATCAGCGATGCCAGCGTCGTCTTGCCGGTGCCCGGCGGGCCGTACAGCAGCACGGACGCCGCCCCGGACCCCTCGACGAGGCGCCGCAGCGGCGCCCCGGGACCCAGGAGGTGATGCTGCCCGACCACCTCACCGAGGGTGCGGGGACGCATCCGCACGGCCAGCGGCGCGTGCGGACTCACCGACGCCGGGGACGGCAGGGAATGCGGTGCCGCCGCCTCGTCCGGCCGCGCCGACTCGAACAGTCCTGCCGACTCGTCCTCGCCGACATCGGCTCCGAAAAGATCGCTCACAAGTTCGACGCTACTCGGGACCGCACCGTCCGACCCACCCCGGCCGGGCCGCGGGTCAGCTGACGGACAGTCCCCGGATCGTGTCGGCAATGGTGCGGGCATGATGGGCGACCACCGTGTTTCCGGCGTGGTCCGCCGACCGGGCCAGCTTGTCCCAGCGCTGGATCAGCGCCTCGGAGCGCGGCACGGACAGATGATGCTCGCGGACCGCGGCGATGCGGGTGTGGTTCTCGGGCAGGAACAGGTACGTGGTGAGCCACACCCAGATCAGCTGCGCCTCCACCATGCGCGCCGCGAGGACGTTGTCGTCGGCGAGGGCAGGCCACATGCCCACCACCTCGGCCCGCCACGCCTCGATCATCGCCTGCGTCCGGTCTTCGGACAGGTCGATGCTGCACAGGCAGCCCGGGAACGAGACCAGTGCATACGCGATGTCGAGCATGGCGTCCCGGAAACCGCCCCACTCGTAGTCGAGGAACCGCACACCCTCGTCGTTGACGATGATGTTGTCCGGGCACAGGTCGGACGGGCTGAACGCCCGGAACCGGCCGCTCTCGAACAGTTTGGCCGCGCGCGCGACCTGATCGGTCAGCTCCGGGGAGACGTCGACGCCGAGGATCTCGGCCAGTAGGCGCGGCACGGCGGGCACCGCCCGCTCCACCTGCTCGGCCACGGTGTCGTCGCAGTGCGCGACCTCGGCGCGGCGCAGCAACGCGGTGAAGTCTTCTTCGCGGCCCACGGTGGCCGCGTGCATGCGACCGAGCGCCTGGGCCATGGCCATGAGGGTGTTGGTGACGGTGTCGGCGTCGGAGTGCTCGAGCAGGGCACTGATGGGGGTCGCATCGCCGAGGTCGCTGAGCACGAGGAGCCGGGCGTCGAGGTCGGACGCGAGCAGCTCGGCGCCGGGACGGCTGTCCGTCGCCAGCGCGGTCGCGAACTGATACGACACGGCTTCGCGAAGGAAGGCGCTGCCACTGTCTCCGGCCAGGTCGTCGGGATCGACGGCCCGCGCTCCGGACACCCCGGACTCCTCACGGA
It includes:
- a CDS encoding phosphotransferase family protein — encoded protein: MTAILADPVSEVVAAAEKLLTRRTGAPVTLVDPVDLGGSGRTIVLRVRVAENPFSLPRTLVIKQVREESGVSGARAVDPDDLAGDSGSAFLREAVSYQFATALATDSRPGAELLASDLDARLLVLSDLGDATPISALLEHSDADTVTNTLMAMAQALGRMHAATVGREEDFTALLRRAEVAHCDDTVAEQVERAVPAVPRLLAEILGVDVSPELTDQVARAAKLFESGRFRAFSPSDLCPDNIIVNDEGVRFLDYEWGGFRDAMLDIAYALVSFPGCLCSIDLSEDRTQAMIEAWRAEVVGMWPALADDNVLAARMVEAQLIWVWLTTYLFLPENHTRIAAVREHHLSVPRSEALIQRWDKLARSADHAGNTVVAHHARTIADTIRGLSVS